A genomic segment from Malus domestica chromosome 05, GDT2T_hap1 encodes:
- the LOC139196481 gene encoding nuclear pore complex protein NUP160-like isoform X2 gives MLLSLHALHKESGTWSRILKVIEVYLKILKPRKIIQKSDAEISLDISASILVQATSQVAKVMYESAFDILLFLSYVVSISGQIQMLHDDVSKIQLDLIPRIEKIISEWLLIHFCATTPSESAEIEDFSSQLSVLHIDRNMGRRSRTEKLGKCEFTLAFLFLPSIRTSSGHQVCIALRSIPDVKDISISMRDFVSWIIWGHTAESFTFLKRATDLALILLRHGQYDEHLLTMVEAHLQKEKTSYSIQDTEGGWCILHHLLGCCFLTQGIESDFLKKVISNFNFKASSGKGTSQALRSLLQEPGSPNLGFTGDISASSWRLHYYQWAMQIFEQYNISEGACQFALAALEEVEEASVKDELNGQDSVNESVSTIKGRLWANVFKFTLDHNLYCDAYSAVISNPDEESKYICLRRLIIVLYERGAIKILCGGQLPFVGLTKKVEYELARKADCSGILAKPDLYKLLYAFEMHQHNWRRAACYMYLYSARLRKETALRDYQHTSLALKEILNWLSAAINALHLVHPANAWIDPLLWRILFKTSTIQVKSCQQQCSSSDREILY, from the exons ATGCTGTTATCTCTTCATGCCTTGCACAAAGAATCTGGCACATGGAGTCGAATTTTAAAAGTGATTGAGGTTTATCTAAAAATTCTTAAACCTCGGAAAATTATACAAAAATCTGATGCTGAAATATCGTTGGATATTAGCGCTTCCATTTTGGTCCAGGCTACTTCTCAAGTTGCGAAGGTTATGTATGAGTCTGCCTTTGACATTCTTCTGTTTCTAAGCTATGTAGTGAGCATCAGTGGGCAG ATCCAGATGCTGCATGATGATGTATCCAAAATTCAACTTGACTTGATTCCAAGGATTGAAAAAATCATTTCTGAGTGGCTTCTTATACATTTCTGTGCCACCACGCCATCTGAATCagctgaaattgaagatttTAGCTCTCAGCTTTCAGTGTTACATATTG ATAGAAACATGGGAAGAAGATCAAGGACTGAGAAGCTTGGAAAGTGTGAGTTCACTCTGGCTTTTTTATTCTTACCAAGCATTCGAACTTCCTCTGGACACCAGGTCTGTATTGCCTTGAGAAGCATACCAGACGTGAAGGACATTAGTATTTCAATGCGGGACTTTGTTAGCTGGATCATCTGGGGCCACACTGCAGAATCCTTTACCTTCCTCAAACGTGCAACAGATCTTGCTTTGATCCTTCTAAGGCATGGACAGTATGATGAG CACCTACTCACTATGGTGGAGGCACATTTACAAAAGGAGAAGACATCTTATAGTATCCAAGATACAGAGGGAGGATGGTGCATACTTCATCATCTTTTAGGGTGTTGCTTCCTTACTCAG GGCATTGAATCTGACTTCTTGAAGAAAGTTATCTCCAACTTTAACTTCAA AGCTTCGTCTGGAAAAGGAACATCCCAGGCTTTACGGAGTTTGCTTCAGGAACCGGGGTCTCCAAATCTTGGTTTCA CTGGTGATATATCAGCTTCCTCATGGAGACTGCATTATTACCAATGGGCTATGCAGATCTTTGAGCAATATAATATTAGCGAAGGCGCTTGTCAGTTTGCTCTCGCTGCGCTTGAGGAGGTAGAGGAAGCTAGTGTTAAAGATGAGCTGAATGGACAAGACTCGGTCAATGAGTCAGTATCTACCATCAAAGGACGACTTTGGGCAAATGTCTTCAAGTTTACTTTAGATCATAATCTCTATTGTGATGCATATTCTGCAGTAATTTCAAACCCAGATGAGGAGAGCAAGTACATCTGCTTGAGGCGTCTGATAATTGTTCTTTACGAGCGTGGTGCCATAAAG ATTCTTTGTGGTGGTCAGCTACCTTTTGTTGGTCTTACAAAGAAGGTAGAGTACGAGCTTGCCAGGAAG GCAGATTGTTCAGGTATATTAGCAAAGCCAGACTTATATAAGTTGCTTTATGCATTTGaaatgcatcaacataactGGAGAAGAGCAGCATGCTACATGTACCTATATTCTGCTCGTTTGAGAAAAGAAACAGCTCTGAGAGATTACCAGCACACGTCATTGGCACTAAAGGAGATTCTGAATTGGCTCTCTGCTGCTATCAATGCACTTCATCTTGTTCATCCGGCCAACGCTTGGATTGATCCTCTACTCTGGAGAATTCTCTTCAAAACGAGCACTATCCAAGTGAAAAG CTGCCAGCAACAATGCTCATCCTCAGACAGGGAAATCTTATATTGA
- the LOC103416630 gene encoding AUGMIN subunit 3-like has translation MKLTSILIFIPLGESMQNLLENYQILIPRKINYYLRLFRVFVGSWLNSKTRTYCKFINHLLNQLARQQFLKMACQLEKKNMLGAYSLLEVIESEVQPYLSATKGRVGRCLALIQAASDVQEQGVDDQDHFLHGVRDLLSIHSNAQVGLSTYVSAPGILQQISSLPSDLMTLQSDLENSRPEDRNSCVNEL, from the exons ATGAAACTCACATCCATCTTGATCTTCATTCCCTTAG GTGAAAGCATGCAGAACTTGTTGGAGAACTATCAAATTCTTATCCCAAGGAAGATAAATTATTATTTGAG ACTATTCCGGGTCTTTGTTGGGAGCTGGCTCAACTCCAAGACACGTACATATTGCAAG TTTATAAATCATCTTCTTAATCAGCTTGCAAGGCAGCAGTTCTTGAAAATGGCTtgtcagttggaaaagaaaaatatgctCGGAGCATACTCCTTGCTTGAAGTTATTGAATCAGAGGTGCAACCTTACCTATCAGCAACAAAAGGCCGTgtg GGTCGTTGCCTGGCATTAATTCAAGCGGCATCTGATGTACAAGAACAAGGAGTGGATGATCAGGATCACTTTTTGCATGGTGTTAGAGATCTTTTAAGTATCCATTCAA ATGCTCAAGTTGGGCTATCAACATATGTATCAGCTCCGGGTATTTTGCAGCAGATATCTAGTCTTCCTTCAGACTTGATGACCCTTCAGTCTGATCTTGAGAATTCACGTCCAGAGGACAGAAATAGTTGTGTAAATGAGTTGTGA
- the LOC139196481 gene encoding nuclear pore complex protein NUP160-like isoform X4: protein MLLSLHALHKESGTWSRILKVIEVYLKILKPRKIIQKSDAEISLDISASILVQATSQVAKVMYESAFDILLFLSYVVSISGQIQMLHDDVSKIQLDLIPRIEKIISEWLLIHFCATTPSESAEIEDFSSQLSVLHIDRNMGRRSRTEKLGKCEFTLAFLFLPSIRTSSGHQVCIALRSIPDVKDISISMRDFVSWIIWGHTAESFTFLKRATDLALILLRHGQYDEHLLTMVEAHLQKEKTSYSIQDTEGGWCILHHLLGCCFLTQGIESDFLKKVISNFNFKASSGKGTSQALRSLLQEPGSPNLGFTGDISASSWRLHYYQWAMQIFEQYNISEGACQFALAALEEVEEASVKDELNGQDSVNESVSTIKGRLWANVFKFTLDHNLYCDAYSAVISNPDEESKYICLRRLIIVLYERGAIKILCGGQLPFVGLTKKVEYELARKADCSGILAKPDLYKLLYAFEMHQHNWRRAACYMYLYSARLRKETALRDYQHTSLALKEILNWLSAAINALHLVHPANAWIDPLLWRILFKTSTIQVKRLELQ, encoded by the exons ATGCTGTTATCTCTTCATGCCTTGCACAAAGAATCTGGCACATGGAGTCGAATTTTAAAAGTGATTGAGGTTTATCTAAAAATTCTTAAACCTCGGAAAATTATACAAAAATCTGATGCTGAAATATCGTTGGATATTAGCGCTTCCATTTTGGTCCAGGCTACTTCTCAAGTTGCGAAGGTTATGTATGAGTCTGCCTTTGACATTCTTCTGTTTCTAAGCTATGTAGTGAGCATCAGTGGGCAG ATCCAGATGCTGCATGATGATGTATCCAAAATTCAACTTGACTTGATTCCAAGGATTGAAAAAATCATTTCTGAGTGGCTTCTTATACATTTCTGTGCCACCACGCCATCTGAATCagctgaaattgaagatttTAGCTCTCAGCTTTCAGTGTTACATATTG ATAGAAACATGGGAAGAAGATCAAGGACTGAGAAGCTTGGAAAGTGTGAGTTCACTCTGGCTTTTTTATTCTTACCAAGCATTCGAACTTCCTCTGGACACCAGGTCTGTATTGCCTTGAGAAGCATACCAGACGTGAAGGACATTAGTATTTCAATGCGGGACTTTGTTAGCTGGATCATCTGGGGCCACACTGCAGAATCCTTTACCTTCCTCAAACGTGCAACAGATCTTGCTTTGATCCTTCTAAGGCATGGACAGTATGATGAG CACCTACTCACTATGGTGGAGGCACATTTACAAAAGGAGAAGACATCTTATAGTATCCAAGATACAGAGGGAGGATGGTGCATACTTCATCATCTTTTAGGGTGTTGCTTCCTTACTCAG GGCATTGAATCTGACTTCTTGAAGAAAGTTATCTCCAACTTTAACTTCAA AGCTTCGTCTGGAAAAGGAACATCCCAGGCTTTACGGAGTTTGCTTCAGGAACCGGGGTCTCCAAATCTTGGTTTCA CTGGTGATATATCAGCTTCCTCATGGAGACTGCATTATTACCAATGGGCTATGCAGATCTTTGAGCAATATAATATTAGCGAAGGCGCTTGTCAGTTTGCTCTCGCTGCGCTTGAGGAGGTAGAGGAAGCTAGTGTTAAAGATGAGCTGAATGGACAAGACTCGGTCAATGAGTCAGTATCTACCATCAAAGGACGACTTTGGGCAAATGTCTTCAAGTTTACTTTAGATCATAATCTCTATTGTGATGCATATTCTGCAGTAATTTCAAACCCAGATGAGGAGAGCAAGTACATCTGCTTGAGGCGTCTGATAATTGTTCTTTACGAGCGTGGTGCCATAAAG ATTCTTTGTGGTGGTCAGCTACCTTTTGTTGGTCTTACAAAGAAGGTAGAGTACGAGCTTGCCAGGAAG GCAGATTGTTCAGGTATATTAGCAAAGCCAGACTTATATAAGTTGCTTTATGCATTTGaaatgcatcaacataactGGAGAAGAGCAGCATGCTACATGTACCTATATTCTGCTCGTTTGAGAAAAGAAACAGCTCTGAGAGATTACCAGCACACGTCATTGGCACTAAAGGAGATTCTGAATTGGCTCTCTGCTGCTATCAATGCACTTCATCTTGTTCATCCGGCCAACGCTTGGATTGATCCTCTACTCTGGAGAATTCTCTTCAAAACGAGCACTATCCAAGTGAAAAGGCTAGAATTACAATAG
- the LOC139196481 gene encoding nuclear pore complex protein NUP160-like isoform X3, whose translation MLLSLHALHKESGTWSRILKVIEVYLKILKPRKIIQKSDAEISLDISASILVQATSQVAKVMYESAFDILLFLSYVVSISGQIQMLHDDVSKIQLDLIPRIEKIISEWLLIHFCATTPSESAEIEDFSSQLSVLHIDRNMGRRSRTEKLGKCEFTLAFLFLPSIRTSSGHQVCIALRSIPDVKDISISMRDFVSWIIWGHTAESFTFLKRATDLALILLRHGQYDEVEHLLTMVEAHLQKEKTSYSIQDTEGGWCILHHLLGCCFLTQGIESDFLKKVISNFNFKASSGKGTSQALRSLLQEPGSPNLGFTGDISASSWRLHYYQWAMQIFEQYNISEGACQFALAALEEVEEASVKDELNGQDSVNESVSTIKGRLWANVFKFTLDHNLYCDAYSAVISNPDEESKYICLRRLIIVLYERGAIKILCGGQLPFVGLTKKVEYELARKADCSGILAKPDLYKLLYAFEMHQHNWRRAACYMYLYSARLRKETALRDYQHTSLALKEILNWLSAAINALHLVHPANAWIDPLLWRILFKTSTIQVKRLELQ comes from the exons ATGCTGTTATCTCTTCATGCCTTGCACAAAGAATCTGGCACATGGAGTCGAATTTTAAAAGTGATTGAGGTTTATCTAAAAATTCTTAAACCTCGGAAAATTATACAAAAATCTGATGCTGAAATATCGTTGGATATTAGCGCTTCCATTTTGGTCCAGGCTACTTCTCAAGTTGCGAAGGTTATGTATGAGTCTGCCTTTGACATTCTTCTGTTTCTAAGCTATGTAGTGAGCATCAGTGGGCAG ATCCAGATGCTGCATGATGATGTATCCAAAATTCAACTTGACTTGATTCCAAGGATTGAAAAAATCATTTCTGAGTGGCTTCTTATACATTTCTGTGCCACCACGCCATCTGAATCagctgaaattgaagatttTAGCTCTCAGCTTTCAGTGTTACATATTG ATAGAAACATGGGAAGAAGATCAAGGACTGAGAAGCTTGGAAAGTGTGAGTTCACTCTGGCTTTTTTATTCTTACCAAGCATTCGAACTTCCTCTGGACACCAGGTCTGTATTGCCTTGAGAAGCATACCAGACGTGAAGGACATTAGTATTTCAATGCGGGACTTTGTTAGCTGGATCATCTGGGGCCACACTGCAGAATCCTTTACCTTCCTCAAACGTGCAACAGATCTTGCTTTGATCCTTCTAAGGCATGGACAGTATGATGAGGTTGAG CACCTACTCACTATGGTGGAGGCACATTTACAAAAGGAGAAGACATCTTATAGTATCCAAGATACAGAGGGAGGATGGTGCATACTTCATCATCTTTTAGGGTGTTGCTTCCTTACTCAG GGCATTGAATCTGACTTCTTGAAGAAAGTTATCTCCAACTTTAACTTCAA AGCTTCGTCTGGAAAAGGAACATCCCAGGCTTTACGGAGTTTGCTTCAGGAACCGGGGTCTCCAAATCTTGGTTTCA CTGGTGATATATCAGCTTCCTCATGGAGACTGCATTATTACCAATGGGCTATGCAGATCTTTGAGCAATATAATATTAGCGAAGGCGCTTGTCAGTTTGCTCTCGCTGCGCTTGAGGAGGTAGAGGAAGCTAGTGTTAAAGATGAGCTGAATGGACAAGACTCGGTCAATGAGTCAGTATCTACCATCAAAGGACGACTTTGGGCAAATGTCTTCAAGTTTACTTTAGATCATAATCTCTATTGTGATGCATATTCTGCAGTAATTTCAAACCCAGATGAGGAGAGCAAGTACATCTGCTTGAGGCGTCTGATAATTGTTCTTTACGAGCGTGGTGCCATAAAG ATTCTTTGTGGTGGTCAGCTACCTTTTGTTGGTCTTACAAAGAAGGTAGAGTACGAGCTTGCCAGGAAG GCAGATTGTTCAGGTATATTAGCAAAGCCAGACTTATATAAGTTGCTTTATGCATTTGaaatgcatcaacataactGGAGAAGAGCAGCATGCTACATGTACCTATATTCTGCTCGTTTGAGAAAAGAAACAGCTCTGAGAGATTACCAGCACACGTCATTGGCACTAAAGGAGATTCTGAATTGGCTCTCTGCTGCTATCAATGCACTTCATCTTGTTCATCCGGCCAACGCTTGGATTGATCCTCTACTCTGGAGAATTCTCTTCAAAACGAGCACTATCCAAGTGAAAAGGCTAGAATTACAATAG
- the LOC139196481 gene encoding nuclear pore complex protein NUP160-like isoform X1, translated as MLLSLHALHKESGTWSRILKVIEVYLKILKPRKIIQKSDAEISLDISASILVQATSQVAKVMYESAFDILLFLSYVVSISGQIQMLHDDVSKIQLDLIPRIEKIISEWLLIHFCATTPSESAEIEDFSSQLSVLHIDRNMGRRSRTEKLGKCEFTLAFLFLPSIRTSSGHQVCIALRSIPDVKDISISMRDFVSWIIWGHTAESFTFLKRATDLALILLRHGQYDEVEHLLTMVEAHLQKEKTSYSIQDTEGGWCILHHLLGCCFLTQGIESDFLKKVISNFNFKASSGKGTSQALRSLLQEPGSPNLGFTGDISASSWRLHYYQWAMQIFEQYNISEGACQFALAALEEVEEASVKDELNGQDSVNESVSTIKGRLWANVFKFTLDHNLYCDAYSAVISNPDEESKYICLRRLIIVLYERGAIKILCGGQLPFVGLTKKVEYELARKADCSGILAKPDLYKLLYAFEMHQHNWRRAACYMYLYSARLRKETALRDYQHTSLALKEILNWLSAAINALHLVHPANAWIDPLLWRILFKTSTIQVKSCQQQCSSSDREILY; from the exons ATGCTGTTATCTCTTCATGCCTTGCACAAAGAATCTGGCACATGGAGTCGAATTTTAAAAGTGATTGAGGTTTATCTAAAAATTCTTAAACCTCGGAAAATTATACAAAAATCTGATGCTGAAATATCGTTGGATATTAGCGCTTCCATTTTGGTCCAGGCTACTTCTCAAGTTGCGAAGGTTATGTATGAGTCTGCCTTTGACATTCTTCTGTTTCTAAGCTATGTAGTGAGCATCAGTGGGCAG ATCCAGATGCTGCATGATGATGTATCCAAAATTCAACTTGACTTGATTCCAAGGATTGAAAAAATCATTTCTGAGTGGCTTCTTATACATTTCTGTGCCACCACGCCATCTGAATCagctgaaattgaagatttTAGCTCTCAGCTTTCAGTGTTACATATTG ATAGAAACATGGGAAGAAGATCAAGGACTGAGAAGCTTGGAAAGTGTGAGTTCACTCTGGCTTTTTTATTCTTACCAAGCATTCGAACTTCCTCTGGACACCAGGTCTGTATTGCCTTGAGAAGCATACCAGACGTGAAGGACATTAGTATTTCAATGCGGGACTTTGTTAGCTGGATCATCTGGGGCCACACTGCAGAATCCTTTACCTTCCTCAAACGTGCAACAGATCTTGCTTTGATCCTTCTAAGGCATGGACAGTATGATGAGGTTGAG CACCTACTCACTATGGTGGAGGCACATTTACAAAAGGAGAAGACATCTTATAGTATCCAAGATACAGAGGGAGGATGGTGCATACTTCATCATCTTTTAGGGTGTTGCTTCCTTACTCAG GGCATTGAATCTGACTTCTTGAAGAAAGTTATCTCCAACTTTAACTTCAA AGCTTCGTCTGGAAAAGGAACATCCCAGGCTTTACGGAGTTTGCTTCAGGAACCGGGGTCTCCAAATCTTGGTTTCA CTGGTGATATATCAGCTTCCTCATGGAGACTGCATTATTACCAATGGGCTATGCAGATCTTTGAGCAATATAATATTAGCGAAGGCGCTTGTCAGTTTGCTCTCGCTGCGCTTGAGGAGGTAGAGGAAGCTAGTGTTAAAGATGAGCTGAATGGACAAGACTCGGTCAATGAGTCAGTATCTACCATCAAAGGACGACTTTGGGCAAATGTCTTCAAGTTTACTTTAGATCATAATCTCTATTGTGATGCATATTCTGCAGTAATTTCAAACCCAGATGAGGAGAGCAAGTACATCTGCTTGAGGCGTCTGATAATTGTTCTTTACGAGCGTGGTGCCATAAAG ATTCTTTGTGGTGGTCAGCTACCTTTTGTTGGTCTTACAAAGAAGGTAGAGTACGAGCTTGCCAGGAAG GCAGATTGTTCAGGTATATTAGCAAAGCCAGACTTATATAAGTTGCTTTATGCATTTGaaatgcatcaacataactGGAGAAGAGCAGCATGCTACATGTACCTATATTCTGCTCGTTTGAGAAAAGAAACAGCTCTGAGAGATTACCAGCACACGTCATTGGCACTAAAGGAGATTCTGAATTGGCTCTCTGCTGCTATCAATGCACTTCATCTTGTTCATCCGGCCAACGCTTGGATTGATCCTCTACTCTGGAGAATTCTCTTCAAAACGAGCACTATCCAAGTGAAAAG CTGCCAGCAACAATGCTCATCCTCAGACAGGGAAATCTTATATTGA
- the LOC103403414 gene encoding AUGMIN subunit 3-like, whose translation MPIPLYQTFSLSPNLARAPEAEPSALSPIMLLTIPGLCWELAQLQDTYILQGDYDLRVMRQEYYINWQKAFINHLVNQLARHQFLKWLVSWKRKTCSDHTPCLKLLNLRCMPTYQQQKAVLGRCPALIQATSDVRRSG comes from the exons ATGCCGATACCTTTATACCAAACCTTCAGCTTGAGTCCAAATCTCGCCAGAGCGCCAGAGGCAGAGCCATCGGCCCTAAGCCCGATCATGTTGCtt ACTATTCCGGGTCTTTGTTGGGAGCTGGCTCAACTCCAAGACACATACATACTGCAAG GTGATTATGACTTAAGGGTCATGCGACAAGAATATTACATTAACTGGCAGAAAGCG TTTATAAACCATCTTGTTAATCAGCTTGCAAGGCATCAGTTCTTAAAATGGCTtgtcagttggaaaagaaaaacatgCTCGGATCATACTCCTTGCTTAAAGTTATTGAATCTGAGGTGCATGCCTACCTATCAGCAACAAAAGGCCGTGttg GGTCGTTGCCCGGCATTAATTCAAGCGACATCTGATGTAAGGAGGAGTGGATGA